A genomic window from Glycine soja cultivar W05 chromosome 10, ASM419377v2, whole genome shotgun sequence includes:
- the LOC114370295 gene encoding titin-like isoform X1: MRQHHFHRSVVLHNLEGDHLQFSIMATETSASDHASTTDEHYVKKEKDESIAQKIASLANEDEVKHDNTPSSKTEEDVVKAELAAAEVEKSDDSLALEASAEDSVKHDRVEEAQSATPPPTEGDDHKVEPAVAVEKIEDSVPSDESVVAVEDSVKEEKEVVPDSHTISDIEPVHQAPSTEQAVEKTLSQELEKEPVETDEEKQVQPKAEDVPEASASAVEKPSNTDETSPLTESEGEVVKEAQVLETSAQVEEQPETEAAPVQEKPEKEQPSTVVAVSEPVATEVEEKTEEPEKELQEAEKPSIVAVPEPVVTLVEEKTEEPEKESQEAEKPTTVAVPEPVATQVEEITEESSAVGVPEPSAEKKSSDTIEEKATGPSEDVVEETKNSETGPLETVEAEHVVPEVDESQTEPEKQSLEQKEEEEKQDTSAVPESSEESGDAIEVKTRELEFEAEVLKETNNSQTEKAEPVEAKVDENQSQTEKAEPVAAKVDENQSVIEKTELVAAKVDENQSEPEKQEEEEQPKTVVPEIEAESEEQLENIVEAYPPKDSVIEEVKDTDNGNSEPKAVPEKTEKPVLLSTEVEEKPREQLQVDEEVAEAGKEVETKQEIVLETAKSEETSAGTVTEEKTDKDEETSLTENAEQVLSNVEPQQNPGETSPEVVLETSKSEETSADTVTEEETSLTVNAAQFSSNEEPQASIVEPSPEAAEKVVEEVDDKKESSITDVIEAVLNEAADIKKTPEQASIDEEAKTELKEEREISVPAAVEEKVVVAAIDDVDKKEPEAPNVSPESSQEQEFESKRVEEQNEAKAATTETVESVKVDNDSSIVDDKKEEKTDSKVEEISRAINEPVRETLASKFEEETVEPGADKVEKEQTVEPEKTEEVQATKESDATKTSKDLPKETPAKPAQKQSNNIISKVKQSLVKAKKAITGKSPSSKNLSSDAKGDIKVK, from the exons ATGAGGCAGCATCATTTTCATCGAAGTG TAGTTCTCCAcaacttggaaggtgatcatcTCCAATTTTCCATCATGGCTACTGAGACTTCTGCATCTGATCATGCTTCTACTACTGATGAG CATTATGTGAAGAAGGAAAAGGACGAGTCCATTGCACAAAAGATCGCTTCTTTAGCAAATGAAGATGAAGTCAAACATGACAATACTCCTTCATCTAAGACAGAAGAAGATGTGGTGAAGGCAGAGCTTGCTGCAGCTGAGGTCGAAAAATCCGACGATTCTCTGGCGTTAGAGGCTTCTGCTGAAGATAGTGTGAAACATGACAGGGTTGAGGAAGCACAAAGTGCAACACCACCCCCAACAGAAGGAGATGATCACAAGGTTGAGCCTGCTGTTGCAGTAGAAAAGATTGAAGATTCTGTGCCATCAGATGAATCTGTCGTTGCAGTTGAAGATAGTGTAAAGGAGGAGAAGGAAGTGGTTCCTGACTCACACACTATCAGTGACATTGAACCAGTTCATCAGGCACCATCCACAGAACAAGCTGTGGAGAAAACACTATCACAGGAGCTAGAAAAGGAACCTGTGGAAACAGATGAAGAGAAACAAGTACAACCGAAGGCAGAAGACGTTCCAGAAGCATCGGCTTCAGCCGTTGAAAAACCAAGCAACACAGATGAGACTAGTCCTCTGACAGAATCAGAAGGAGAGGTGGTGAAAGAGGCTCAAGTTTTGGAAACAAGTGCCCAAGTGGAAGAGCAGCCTGAGACTGAGGCTGCACCAGTGCaggaaaaaccagaaaaagaGCAACCGAGCACGGTTGTTGCGGTATCTGAGCCGGTGGCTACAGAAGTAGAGGAAAAAACAGAAGAACCAGAAAAAGAATTGCAAGAAGCTGAGAAACCAAGCATAGTTGCAGTTCCTGAGCCTGTGGTTACATTAGTTGAGGAAAAAACAGAAGAACCAGAAAAAGAATCGCAAGAGGCTGAGAAACCGACCACAGTTGCGGTTCCTGAGCCTGTGGCTACACAAGTGGAGGAAATAACAGAAGAATCAAGTGCAGTTGGGGTTCCTGAACCATCAGCTGAAAAGAAATCGAGTGATACCATAGAGGAAAAAGCAACAGGACCCTCAGAAGATGTGGTGGAAGAGACCAAGAACAGTGAAACAGGGCCTTTGGAAACAGTGGAAGCAGAACATGTGGTTCCTGAAGTTGATGAAAGCCAGACAGAACCAGAAAAGCAATCATTGgaacaaaaggaagaagaggagAAACAAGACACATCTGCAGTTCCTGAATCCTCAGAAGAAAGTGGTGATGCCATAGAGGTAAAAACAAGAGAACTAGAATTTGAGGCAGAGGTATTGAAAGAGACTAACAACTCTCAAACAGAGAAAGCAGAACCTGTGGAAGCTAAAGTTGATGAAAACCAGAGTCAAACAGAGAAAGCAGAGCCCGTGGCCGCCAAAGTTGATGAGAACCAAAGTGTAATAGAGAAAACAGAGCTTGTGGCTGCTAAAGTTGATGAAAACCAAAGTGAACCAGAAAAACAAGAGGAAGAAGAGCAGCCTAAGACAGTTGTTCCTGAAATTGAAGCTGAAAGTGAAGAGCAACTAGAAAATATAGTGGAGGCTTACCCTCCCAAAGACTCAGTGATTGAGGAGGTAAAAGACACAGACAATGGCAACTCAGAGCCCAAAGCAGTTCCTGAAAAAACAGAGAAACCAGTACTTCTGTCAACTGAAGTGGAGGAAAAGCCAAGAGAGCAACTACAAGTAGATGAGGAAGTAGCAGAAGCTGGTAAGGAAGTGGAGACTAAGCAAGAAATTGTGCTTGAGACTGCCAAGAGTGAAGAAACTTCGGCTGGCACGGTCACAGAAGAGAAAACTGATAAAGACGAGGAAACTAGCCTCACTGAAAATGCTGAGCAAGTTTTATCAAATGTGGAACCTCAACAAAATCCTGGGGAAACTTCTCCAGAAGTTGTGCTTGAGACTTCCAAGAGTGAAGAAACTTCAGCTGACACGGTCACAGAAGAGGAAACTAGTTTGACTGTAAATGCTGCACAATTTTCATCAAATGAGGAACCTCAAGCAAGTATTGTGGAACCTTCTCCTGAAGCAGCAGAAAAGGTTGTTGAAGAGGTTGATGACAAGAAAGAATCAAGCATCACTGACGTGATTGAAGCAGTATTAAACGAAGCGGCTGACATCAAGAAAACTCCAGAACAAGCCTCCATTGATGAGGAAGCCAAAACTGAgctaaaagaagaaagagagattTCTGTTCCTGCTGCTGTGGAGGAAAAGG TTGTTGTTGCTGCAATTGATGATGTTGACAAGAAGGAACCTGAAGCACCTAATGTTTCCCCTGAATCCTCACAAGAACAAGAGTTTGAAAGCAAAAGGGTTGAGGAACAGAATGAGGCAAAGGCAGCTACAACTGAAACAGTAGAGAGTGTGAAAGTTGATAATGATAGCTCAATAGTTGATGacaagaaggaagagaaaactgACTCAAAGGTGGAAGAAATCTCTAGAGCTATTAATGAGCCTGTTAGAGAAACATTGGCATCTAAATTTGAAGAGGAAACTGTTGAACCTGGAGCGGATAAGGTAGAGAAAGAACAAACTGTGGAGCCTGAGAAAACTGAGGAGGTTCAAGCCACCAAGGAAAGTGATGCAACAAAAACATCCAAGGACCTTCCAAAAGAAACTCCAGCAAAACCAGCTCAAAAGCAATCAAATAACATCATATCAAAGGTTAAGCAGTCACTAGTGAAAGCAAAGAAAGCTATCACTGGGAAATCTCCATCCTCCAAAAACCTTTCCTCGGATGCTAAGGGCGATATTAAAGTCAAATAA
- the LOC114370295 gene encoding titin-like isoform X2 translates to MRQHHFHRSVLHNLEGDHLQFSIMATETSASDHASTTDEHYVKKEKDESIAQKIASLANEDEVKHDNTPSSKTEEDVVKAELAAAEVEKSDDSLALEASAEDSVKHDRVEEAQSATPPPTEGDDHKVEPAVAVEKIEDSVPSDESVVAVEDSVKEEKEVVPDSHTISDIEPVHQAPSTEQAVEKTLSQELEKEPVETDEEKQVQPKAEDVPEASASAVEKPSNTDETSPLTESEGEVVKEAQVLETSAQVEEQPETEAAPVQEKPEKEQPSTVVAVSEPVATEVEEKTEEPEKELQEAEKPSIVAVPEPVVTLVEEKTEEPEKESQEAEKPTTVAVPEPVATQVEEITEESSAVGVPEPSAEKKSSDTIEEKATGPSEDVVEETKNSETGPLETVEAEHVVPEVDESQTEPEKQSLEQKEEEEKQDTSAVPESSEESGDAIEVKTRELEFEAEVLKETNNSQTEKAEPVEAKVDENQSQTEKAEPVAAKVDENQSVIEKTELVAAKVDENQSEPEKQEEEEQPKTVVPEIEAESEEQLENIVEAYPPKDSVIEEVKDTDNGNSEPKAVPEKTEKPVLLSTEVEEKPREQLQVDEEVAEAGKEVETKQEIVLETAKSEETSAGTVTEEKTDKDEETSLTENAEQVLSNVEPQQNPGETSPEVVLETSKSEETSADTVTEEETSLTVNAAQFSSNEEPQASIVEPSPEAAEKVVEEVDDKKESSITDVIEAVLNEAADIKKTPEQASIDEEAKTELKEEREISVPAAVEEKVVVAAIDDVDKKEPEAPNVSPESSQEQEFESKRVEEQNEAKAATTETVESVKVDNDSSIVDDKKEEKTDSKVEEISRAINEPVRETLASKFEEETVEPGADKVEKEQTVEPEKTEEVQATKESDATKTSKDLPKETPAKPAQKQSNNIISKVKQSLVKAKKAITGKSPSSKNLSSDAKGDIKVK, encoded by the exons ATGAGGCAGCATCATTTTCATCGAAGTG TTCTCCAcaacttggaaggtgatcatcTCCAATTTTCCATCATGGCTACTGAGACTTCTGCATCTGATCATGCTTCTACTACTGATGAG CATTATGTGAAGAAGGAAAAGGACGAGTCCATTGCACAAAAGATCGCTTCTTTAGCAAATGAAGATGAAGTCAAACATGACAATACTCCTTCATCTAAGACAGAAGAAGATGTGGTGAAGGCAGAGCTTGCTGCAGCTGAGGTCGAAAAATCCGACGATTCTCTGGCGTTAGAGGCTTCTGCTGAAGATAGTGTGAAACATGACAGGGTTGAGGAAGCACAAAGTGCAACACCACCCCCAACAGAAGGAGATGATCACAAGGTTGAGCCTGCTGTTGCAGTAGAAAAGATTGAAGATTCTGTGCCATCAGATGAATCTGTCGTTGCAGTTGAAGATAGTGTAAAGGAGGAGAAGGAAGTGGTTCCTGACTCACACACTATCAGTGACATTGAACCAGTTCATCAGGCACCATCCACAGAACAAGCTGTGGAGAAAACACTATCACAGGAGCTAGAAAAGGAACCTGTGGAAACAGATGAAGAGAAACAAGTACAACCGAAGGCAGAAGACGTTCCAGAAGCATCGGCTTCAGCCGTTGAAAAACCAAGCAACACAGATGAGACTAGTCCTCTGACAGAATCAGAAGGAGAGGTGGTGAAAGAGGCTCAAGTTTTGGAAACAAGTGCCCAAGTGGAAGAGCAGCCTGAGACTGAGGCTGCACCAGTGCaggaaaaaccagaaaaagaGCAACCGAGCACGGTTGTTGCGGTATCTGAGCCGGTGGCTACAGAAGTAGAGGAAAAAACAGAAGAACCAGAAAAAGAATTGCAAGAAGCTGAGAAACCAAGCATAGTTGCAGTTCCTGAGCCTGTGGTTACATTAGTTGAGGAAAAAACAGAAGAACCAGAAAAAGAATCGCAAGAGGCTGAGAAACCGACCACAGTTGCGGTTCCTGAGCCTGTGGCTACACAAGTGGAGGAAATAACAGAAGAATCAAGTGCAGTTGGGGTTCCTGAACCATCAGCTGAAAAGAAATCGAGTGATACCATAGAGGAAAAAGCAACAGGACCCTCAGAAGATGTGGTGGAAGAGACCAAGAACAGTGAAACAGGGCCTTTGGAAACAGTGGAAGCAGAACATGTGGTTCCTGAAGTTGATGAAAGCCAGACAGAACCAGAAAAGCAATCATTGgaacaaaaggaagaagaggagAAACAAGACACATCTGCAGTTCCTGAATCCTCAGAAGAAAGTGGTGATGCCATAGAGGTAAAAACAAGAGAACTAGAATTTGAGGCAGAGGTATTGAAAGAGACTAACAACTCTCAAACAGAGAAAGCAGAACCTGTGGAAGCTAAAGTTGATGAAAACCAGAGTCAAACAGAGAAAGCAGAGCCCGTGGCCGCCAAAGTTGATGAGAACCAAAGTGTAATAGAGAAAACAGAGCTTGTGGCTGCTAAAGTTGATGAAAACCAAAGTGAACCAGAAAAACAAGAGGAAGAAGAGCAGCCTAAGACAGTTGTTCCTGAAATTGAAGCTGAAAGTGAAGAGCAACTAGAAAATATAGTGGAGGCTTACCCTCCCAAAGACTCAGTGATTGAGGAGGTAAAAGACACAGACAATGGCAACTCAGAGCCCAAAGCAGTTCCTGAAAAAACAGAGAAACCAGTACTTCTGTCAACTGAAGTGGAGGAAAAGCCAAGAGAGCAACTACAAGTAGATGAGGAAGTAGCAGAAGCTGGTAAGGAAGTGGAGACTAAGCAAGAAATTGTGCTTGAGACTGCCAAGAGTGAAGAAACTTCGGCTGGCACGGTCACAGAAGAGAAAACTGATAAAGACGAGGAAACTAGCCTCACTGAAAATGCTGAGCAAGTTTTATCAAATGTGGAACCTCAACAAAATCCTGGGGAAACTTCTCCAGAAGTTGTGCTTGAGACTTCCAAGAGTGAAGAAACTTCAGCTGACACGGTCACAGAAGAGGAAACTAGTTTGACTGTAAATGCTGCACAATTTTCATCAAATGAGGAACCTCAAGCAAGTATTGTGGAACCTTCTCCTGAAGCAGCAGAAAAGGTTGTTGAAGAGGTTGATGACAAGAAAGAATCAAGCATCACTGACGTGATTGAAGCAGTATTAAACGAAGCGGCTGACATCAAGAAAACTCCAGAACAAGCCTCCATTGATGAGGAAGCCAAAACTGAgctaaaagaagaaagagagattTCTGTTCCTGCTGCTGTGGAGGAAAAGG TTGTTGTTGCTGCAATTGATGATGTTGACAAGAAGGAACCTGAAGCACCTAATGTTTCCCCTGAATCCTCACAAGAACAAGAGTTTGAAAGCAAAAGGGTTGAGGAACAGAATGAGGCAAAGGCAGCTACAACTGAAACAGTAGAGAGTGTGAAAGTTGATAATGATAGCTCAATAGTTGATGacaagaaggaagagaaaactgACTCAAAGGTGGAAGAAATCTCTAGAGCTATTAATGAGCCTGTTAGAGAAACATTGGCATCTAAATTTGAAGAGGAAACTGTTGAACCTGGAGCGGATAAGGTAGAGAAAGAACAAACTGTGGAGCCTGAGAAAACTGAGGAGGTTCAAGCCACCAAGGAAAGTGATGCAACAAAAACATCCAAGGACCTTCCAAAAGAAACTCCAGCAAAACCAGCTCAAAAGCAATCAAATAACATCATATCAAAGGTTAAGCAGTCACTAGTGAAAGCAAAGAAAGCTATCACTGGGAAATCTCCATCCTCCAAAAACCTTTCCTCGGATGCTAAGGGCGATATTAAAGTCAAATAA
- the LOC114370295 gene encoding titin-like isoform X3, producing the protein MATETSASDHASTTDEHYVKKEKDESIAQKIASLANEDEVKHDNTPSSKTEEDVVKAELAAAEVEKSDDSLALEASAEDSVKHDRVEEAQSATPPPTEGDDHKVEPAVAVEKIEDSVPSDESVVAVEDSVKEEKEVVPDSHTISDIEPVHQAPSTEQAVEKTLSQELEKEPVETDEEKQVQPKAEDVPEASASAVEKPSNTDETSPLTESEGEVVKEAQVLETSAQVEEQPETEAAPVQEKPEKEQPSTVVAVSEPVATEVEEKTEEPEKELQEAEKPSIVAVPEPVVTLVEEKTEEPEKESQEAEKPTTVAVPEPVATQVEEITEESSAVGVPEPSAEKKSSDTIEEKATGPSEDVVEETKNSETGPLETVEAEHVVPEVDESQTEPEKQSLEQKEEEEKQDTSAVPESSEESGDAIEVKTRELEFEAEVLKETNNSQTEKAEPVEAKVDENQSQTEKAEPVAAKVDENQSVIEKTELVAAKVDENQSEPEKQEEEEQPKTVVPEIEAESEEQLENIVEAYPPKDSVIEEVKDTDNGNSEPKAVPEKTEKPVLLSTEVEEKPREQLQVDEEVAEAGKEVETKQEIVLETAKSEETSAGTVTEEKTDKDEETSLTENAEQVLSNVEPQQNPGETSPEVVLETSKSEETSADTVTEEETSLTVNAAQFSSNEEPQASIVEPSPEAAEKVVEEVDDKKESSITDVIEAVLNEAADIKKTPEQASIDEEAKTELKEEREISVPAAVEEKVVVAAIDDVDKKEPEAPNVSPESSQEQEFESKRVEEQNEAKAATTETVESVKVDNDSSIVDDKKEEKTDSKVEEISRAINEPVRETLASKFEEETVEPGADKVEKEQTVEPEKTEEVQATKESDATKTSKDLPKETPAKPAQKQSNNIISKVKQSLVKAKKAITGKSPSSKNLSSDAKGDIKVK; encoded by the exons ATGGCTACTGAGACTTCTGCATCTGATCATGCTTCTACTACTGATGAG CATTATGTGAAGAAGGAAAAGGACGAGTCCATTGCACAAAAGATCGCTTCTTTAGCAAATGAAGATGAAGTCAAACATGACAATACTCCTTCATCTAAGACAGAAGAAGATGTGGTGAAGGCAGAGCTTGCTGCAGCTGAGGTCGAAAAATCCGACGATTCTCTGGCGTTAGAGGCTTCTGCTGAAGATAGTGTGAAACATGACAGGGTTGAGGAAGCACAAAGTGCAACACCACCCCCAACAGAAGGAGATGATCACAAGGTTGAGCCTGCTGTTGCAGTAGAAAAGATTGAAGATTCTGTGCCATCAGATGAATCTGTCGTTGCAGTTGAAGATAGTGTAAAGGAGGAGAAGGAAGTGGTTCCTGACTCACACACTATCAGTGACATTGAACCAGTTCATCAGGCACCATCCACAGAACAAGCTGTGGAGAAAACACTATCACAGGAGCTAGAAAAGGAACCTGTGGAAACAGATGAAGAGAAACAAGTACAACCGAAGGCAGAAGACGTTCCAGAAGCATCGGCTTCAGCCGTTGAAAAACCAAGCAACACAGATGAGACTAGTCCTCTGACAGAATCAGAAGGAGAGGTGGTGAAAGAGGCTCAAGTTTTGGAAACAAGTGCCCAAGTGGAAGAGCAGCCTGAGACTGAGGCTGCACCAGTGCaggaaaaaccagaaaaagaGCAACCGAGCACGGTTGTTGCGGTATCTGAGCCGGTGGCTACAGAAGTAGAGGAAAAAACAGAAGAACCAGAAAAAGAATTGCAAGAAGCTGAGAAACCAAGCATAGTTGCAGTTCCTGAGCCTGTGGTTACATTAGTTGAGGAAAAAACAGAAGAACCAGAAAAAGAATCGCAAGAGGCTGAGAAACCGACCACAGTTGCGGTTCCTGAGCCTGTGGCTACACAAGTGGAGGAAATAACAGAAGAATCAAGTGCAGTTGGGGTTCCTGAACCATCAGCTGAAAAGAAATCGAGTGATACCATAGAGGAAAAAGCAACAGGACCCTCAGAAGATGTGGTGGAAGAGACCAAGAACAGTGAAACAGGGCCTTTGGAAACAGTGGAAGCAGAACATGTGGTTCCTGAAGTTGATGAAAGCCAGACAGAACCAGAAAAGCAATCATTGgaacaaaaggaagaagaggagAAACAAGACACATCTGCAGTTCCTGAATCCTCAGAAGAAAGTGGTGATGCCATAGAGGTAAAAACAAGAGAACTAGAATTTGAGGCAGAGGTATTGAAAGAGACTAACAACTCTCAAACAGAGAAAGCAGAACCTGTGGAAGCTAAAGTTGATGAAAACCAGAGTCAAACAGAGAAAGCAGAGCCCGTGGCCGCCAAAGTTGATGAGAACCAAAGTGTAATAGAGAAAACAGAGCTTGTGGCTGCTAAAGTTGATGAAAACCAAAGTGAACCAGAAAAACAAGAGGAAGAAGAGCAGCCTAAGACAGTTGTTCCTGAAATTGAAGCTGAAAGTGAAGAGCAACTAGAAAATATAGTGGAGGCTTACCCTCCCAAAGACTCAGTGATTGAGGAGGTAAAAGACACAGACAATGGCAACTCAGAGCCCAAAGCAGTTCCTGAAAAAACAGAGAAACCAGTACTTCTGTCAACTGAAGTGGAGGAAAAGCCAAGAGAGCAACTACAAGTAGATGAGGAAGTAGCAGAAGCTGGTAAGGAAGTGGAGACTAAGCAAGAAATTGTGCTTGAGACTGCCAAGAGTGAAGAAACTTCGGCTGGCACGGTCACAGAAGAGAAAACTGATAAAGACGAGGAAACTAGCCTCACTGAAAATGCTGAGCAAGTTTTATCAAATGTGGAACCTCAACAAAATCCTGGGGAAACTTCTCCAGAAGTTGTGCTTGAGACTTCCAAGAGTGAAGAAACTTCAGCTGACACGGTCACAGAAGAGGAAACTAGTTTGACTGTAAATGCTGCACAATTTTCATCAAATGAGGAACCTCAAGCAAGTATTGTGGAACCTTCTCCTGAAGCAGCAGAAAAGGTTGTTGAAGAGGTTGATGACAAGAAAGAATCAAGCATCACTGACGTGATTGAAGCAGTATTAAACGAAGCGGCTGACATCAAGAAAACTCCAGAACAAGCCTCCATTGATGAGGAAGCCAAAACTGAgctaaaagaagaaagagagattTCTGTTCCTGCTGCTGTGGAGGAAAAGG TTGTTGTTGCTGCAATTGATGATGTTGACAAGAAGGAACCTGAAGCACCTAATGTTTCCCCTGAATCCTCACAAGAACAAGAGTTTGAAAGCAAAAGGGTTGAGGAACAGAATGAGGCAAAGGCAGCTACAACTGAAACAGTAGAGAGTGTGAAAGTTGATAATGATAGCTCAATAGTTGATGacaagaaggaagagaaaactgACTCAAAGGTGGAAGAAATCTCTAGAGCTATTAATGAGCCTGTTAGAGAAACATTGGCATCTAAATTTGAAGAGGAAACTGTTGAACCTGGAGCGGATAAGGTAGAGAAAGAACAAACTGTGGAGCCTGAGAAAACTGAGGAGGTTCAAGCCACCAAGGAAAGTGATGCAACAAAAACATCCAAGGACCTTCCAAAAGAAACTCCAGCAAAACCAGCTCAAAAGCAATCAAATAACATCATATCAAAGGTTAAGCAGTCACTAGTGAAAGCAAAGAAAGCTATCACTGGGAAATCTCCATCCTCCAAAAACCTTTCCTCGGATGCTAAGGGCGATATTAAAGTCAAATAA
- the LOC114370050 gene encoding coatomer subunit zeta-2-like, which yields MSHETCPSVKNVLLLDSDGKRVAVKYFSEDWPTNSAKENFEKVVFNKTQKTNARTEAEIAMFENNIVLYKFVQDLHFFVTGGDYENELILATVLQAFFDSVGLLLRGNVDKKEALENLDLILLCIDEIVDGGIILETDPNVIAGKVASNSIDSGLLLEAPHRVGGAPVL from the coding sequence ATGTCTCATGAGACATGCCCTTCTGTAAAGAATGTCCTTCTTTTGGATTCCGATGGGAAACGTGTTGCGGTCAAATACTTCTCTGAAGACTGGCCGACAAATAGTGCCaaggaaaattttgagaaagttGTATTCAACAAGACTCAGAAAACCAATGCCCGCACGGAAGCAGAAATAGCAATGTTTGAGAATAACATTGTTCTTTACAAGTTTGTCCAAGATCTTCACTTCTTTGTTACCGGTGGTGATTATGAAAATGAGCTTATCTTAGCCACAGTTCTGCAGGCATTTTTTGATTCTGTGGGCCTTCTGCTCAGAGGCAATGTAGACAAGAAGGAAGCACTAGAGAACTTGGATCTCATTCTATTGTGCATTGATGAAATTGTTGATGGCGGTATCATACTTGAAACTGATCCAAATGTTATAGCTGGGAAAGTTGCTAGTAATAGTATAGATTCTGGTCTCCTTTTGGAGGCCCCCCACAGAGTGGGGGGGGCACCCGTACTCTAA